Proteins from one Rosa chinensis cultivar Old Blush chromosome 7, RchiOBHm-V2, whole genome shotgun sequence genomic window:
- the LOC112178746 gene encoding adenylate kinase 4, whose translation MSNLEDVPSADLFSEVLRRLKCSTKPDKRLILVGPPGSGKGTQSPIIKDEYCLCHLATGDMLRSAVAAKTPLGVKAKEAMEKGELVSDDLVVGIIDEALKKPSCQKGFILDGFPRTVVQAQKLDEMLQNRGVKVDKVLNFAIDDSILEERITGRWIHPSSGRSYHTKFAPPKVPGVDDVTGEPLIQRKDDTAAVLKSRLEAFHKQTEPVIDYYSKKGVVANLPAEKPPKEVTVEVQKVLSS comes from the exons ATGTCGAACTTGGAAGATGTGCCCTCCGCCGATCTTTTCAGTGAGGTGCTCCGTCGTTTGAAGTGCTCCACCAAGCCTGACAAGCGCCTCATTCTTGTGG GTCCACCTGGCTCCGGAAAAGGTACCCAATCGCCTATAATTAAGGATGAGTACTGCTTGTGCCACTTGGCTACCGGCGATATGTTGAGATCCGCTGTTGCTGCTAAGACTCCTCTTGGCGTTAAAGCTAAGGAGGCTATGGAGAAG GGAGAACTTGTTTCTGATGACCTGGTTGTGGGCATCATTGATGAAGCATTGAAGAAGCCTTCTTGCCAGAAAGGTTTCATTCTCGATGGATTTCCGAGAACTGTGGTCCAAGCACAGAAG CTAGATGAGATGCTCCAAAATCGTGGAGTTAAGGTTGATAAGGTGCTCAACTTTGCAATTGATGACTCAATCTTGGAAGAGAGGATTACAGGTCGCTGGATTCACCCATCCAGTGGCAGAAGCTATCACACAAAATTTGCACCACCCAAGGTTCCTGGTGTTGATGAT GTAACTGGAGAGCCTCTCATTCAACGTAAGGATGATACTGCAGCCGTTCTCAAGTCAAGGCTGGAAGCATTTCACAAGCAAACTGAACCA GTTATTGATTATTATTCCAAGAAAGGCGTTGTTGCCAATCTTCCAGCTGAGAAACCTCCAAAAGAGGTCACTGTTGAGGTTCAGAAAGTGCTCTCTTCGTAA
- the LOC112180506 gene encoding probable aspartyl aminopeptidase has protein sequence MAKQESNCEGSSVVSDLINFLNACPTAFHAVDEAKKRLQIAGYEQVLEREDWKLEAGKKYYFTRNYSTIVAFAIGKKFVAGNGFHIVGAHTDSPCLKLKPVSKVAKGGYLEVGVQTYGGGLWHTWFDRDLTIAGRVIVREEKDGVVSYSHRLVRIEEPIMRIPTLAIHLDRDVREAFKVNAQSHLLPVLATAVKAELNKVVAESGQSKETTSINSKHHSLLLQLLADKLGCEPEHISDFELQACDTQPSLVAGAAKEFIFSGRLDNLCMSFCSLKALIDATAPESNLEDETGVRMVALFDHEEVGSDSAQGAGSPAMLNTLSRITHSFTTDSKLLEKAIQRSFLVSADMAHALHPNYMDKHEDNHQPKLHGGLVIKHNANQRYATNAVTSLIFREIARNHSLPVQDFVVRNDMACGSTIGPILASGVGIRTVDVGAPQLSMHSIREMCAVDDVKHSYEHFKAYYQEFTHLDAKIKVDA, from the exons ATGGCAAAGCAAGAATCAAACTGTGAAGGAAGCTCAGTCGTCTCTGACCTCATCAACTTCCTCAACGCTTGTCCCACTGCTTTTCACGCCGTCG ACGAGGCGAAGAAGCGTCTGCAAATCGCGGGGTACGAGCAGGTTTTGGAGAGAGAGGATTGGAAATTGGAGGCTGGTAAAAAGTACTACTTCACCAGGAACTACTCCACCATTGTGGCTTTTGCAATCGGTAAAAA ATTTGTTGCCGGAAATGGATTCCATATAGTTGGTGCTCATACTGATAGTCCTTGTCTCAAATTGAAGCCTGTTTCCAAG GTAGCTAAGGGTGGGTACTTGGAAGTGGGAGTCCAAACATATGGAGGTGGCTTGTGGCATACCTGGTTCGACCGTGACTTGACAATTGCAGGAAGGGTGATAgtaagagaagagaaagatggcGTTGTTTCTTACTCACATAGACTTGTCCGGATTGAGGAGCCCATCATGCGGATTCCTACTCTGGCAATTCACCTGGACAG GGATGTTAGAGAGGCGTTTAAGGTGAATGCACAAAGTCACCTTCTTCCTGTCTTGGCAACAGCAGTCAAG GCAGAGCTCAATAAAGTAGTTGCAGAAAGTGGCCAATCTAAGGAAACAACCTCAATTAACTCAAAGCATCACTCGCTTCTGTTACAG cTGCTTGCAGATAAGCTTGGGTGTGAACCAGAACATATAAGTGATTTTGAATTGCAAGCATGTGATACTCAACCAAGTTTAGTAGCCGGTGCAGCaaaagaatttattttctcagGAAGGCTTGATAATCTCTGCATGTCATTTTGTTCCCTAAAG GCATTGATAGACGCAACAGCTCCTGAAAGCAACCTTGAGGATGAGACTGGTGTTAGAATGGTGGCTTTGTTTGATCACGAGGAGGTTGGATCTGACTCCGCCCAAGGGGCTGGGTCTCCAGCCATGTTGAATACTCTTTCACGAATTACACATTCCTTTACCACAGATTCTAAG cTGCTTGAGAAAGCAATACAGAGAAGCTTTCTTGTATCTGCTGACATGGCCCATGCCTTGCATCCTAATTATATG GATAAACATGAAGACAATCATCAGCCCAAGTTGCATGGGGGACTTGTGATCAAACACAATGCAAATCAACGTTATGCAACCAATGCTGTCACTTCCTTAATATTCAGGGAGATAGCAAGGAATCACAGCCTTCCTGTCCAG GATTTTGTGGTTCGTAATGACATGGCCTGTGGTTCAACCATCGGTCCCATTCTTGCAAGTGGAGTGGGGATACGTACAGTAGACGTAGGTGCACCGCAGTTGTCAATGCACAGCATACGCGAAATGTGTGCTGTTGATGATGTGAAGCATTCATATGAGCATTTCAAAGCCTATTACCAAGAGTTCACTCATCTGGATGCAAAGATTAAAGTAGATGCGTAG
- the LOC112180623 gene encoding O-fucosyltransferase 37 — MAKSRTSPKTTSRNPSPPPIFLFHYLLPVSALTTLLFSPKTHRFRLPKPSSSSSSSSSPSILLLCFLFSLTFLGISILNLIPTYSAIIPCSHSAASTPSLSPISPKTSSSGFIDDPRLLSDTVMVPLPAHGALGANLSSEEKEFWEQPNGEGFRPCLDFGLGYRISSAKIVKERRRFLLVVASGGLNQQRNQIVDAVVIARVLEAVLVVPVLQVNLIWGDESEFSDIFDVAHFKRTLQADVRVVSNLPSTHLMSRQKIMNKIPHDVTPQWIHARFYNQLNQDGLLVLKGLDSKLSKNLPPDLQKLRCKVAFHALRFAAPIQALGNQLAKRMWIEGPYIALHLRLEKDVWVRTGCLTGLGPEYDDIITKVRESQPEYLTGRLNMTYNQRRLAGLCPLNALEIARLLKGLGAPRSARIYSAGGEAFGESRALQPLVAEFPNLVTKEMLAKEGELSPYMNKPSALAAIDYLVSLSSDVFVPSHGGNMGRAMQGHRAYVGHRKFIKPNKRAMMPLFEDTSISDDEFGSIMRELHKSQGKPEPRGYMRNRDVISLPVPECMCKHKTGIF; from the exons ATGGCGAAATCAAGAACGAGCCCCAAGACAACATCACGAAACCCATCACCACCGCCAATATTCCTCTTCCACTACTTGCTCCCAGTCTCTGCACTCACCACCCTCCTCTTCTCCCCCAAAACGCACCGTTTCAGACTCCCCaaaccctcctcctcctcctcatcatcatcatctcccTCAATCCTCCTTCTCTGTTTCCTCTTCTCCCTCACTTTCTTGGGAATCTCAATCCTCAATCTCATCCCCACCTACTCTGCCATCATCCCCTGTTCCCACTCTGCTGCCTCCACTCCTTCCCTCTCCCCCATTTCCCCGAAAACGTCTTCTTCGGGCTTTATCGACGACCCGAGGCTGCTTTCGGATACTGTCATGGTGCCACTGCCGGCCCATGGGGCCTTGGGGGCTAATCTTTCCTCGGAGGAGAAGGAATTCTGGGAGCAGCCCAATGGGGAAGGGTTTAGGCCCTGCTTGGATTTCGGCCTCGGGTATCGAATATCGTCTGCCAAGATTGTGAAAGAGAGGAGGAGGTTCTTGCTGGTGGTGGCCTCTGGGGGTCTGAACCAGCAGAGGAATCAGATTGTGGATGCTGTTGTCATTGCTAGGGTTCTTGAGGCTGTTTTGGTTGTGCCTGTTTTGCAGGTCAATTTGATCTGGGGAGACGAAAG TGAGTTTTCAGATATTTTCGATGTGGCACACTTCAAGAGGACTTTACAAGCTGATGTGCGAGTTGTGTCAAATCTTCCCTCTACACATTTGATGTCAAGACAGAAAATTATGAACAAGATCCCTCACGATGTTACTCCGCAGTGGATACATGCCAGATTCTATAATCAA CTGAATCAAGATGGCCTTCTTGTGCTAAAAGGGCTGGATTCTAAGCTCTCAAAGAATCTCCCCCCTGATCTTCAGAAGCTTCGGTGTAAG GTTGCTTTCCATGCATTGAGATTTGCAGCACCAATTCAAGCACTAGGGAATCAATTAGCAAAGAGAATGTGGATTGAAGGGCCTTACATTGCACTCCATCTCCGGCTAGAGAAGGATGTGTGGGTCAGAACAGGATGTCTCACCGGATTAGGCCCTGAATATGATGACATTATCACAAAGGTTCGGGAGTCTCAACCCGAATATCTTACAGGACGATTGAACATGACCTACAACCAAAGGAGACTTGCTGGTCTCTGTCCCCTAAATGCATTAGAAATAGCAAG GCTTTTGAAGGGTCTAGGAGCGCCAAGAAGTGCGCGGATATATAGTGCAGGAGGTGAGGCATTTGGGGAAAGCAGGGCTCTGCAGCCACTTGTGGCAGAATTTCCAAATTTGGTGACAAAGGAGATGTTGGCGAAAGAAGGAGAGCTCTCTCCATACATGAACAAGCCTTCAGCTCTGGCTGCCATTGACTACCTTGTCTCTCTAAGCAGTGATGTCTTTGTGCCTTCCCATGGTGGAAACATGGGCCGAGCAATGCAG GGTCACCGTGCTTATGTGGGACATAGAAAGTTCATAAAGCCGAACAAGAGAGCAATGATGCCTCTGTTTGAAGATACATCGATTAGTGATGATGAGTTCGGAAGCATCATGAGGGAGCTGCATAAGTCTCAGGGGAAGCCTGAGCCAAGAGGTTACATGAGAAACCGAGATGTGATTTCGCTCCCTGTGCCTGAGTGCATGTGTAAACACAAAACAGGCATTTTCTAG